The segment GCGCAACGTGCCCTGCCCGACCGGAAGTTGCCGCTGCACGTGGTGCTGGTCTCCACGCTGCCGCGTACCGCGGACGGCGCGGTGGACACCGAGATGCTCAGCGCACTGCCCGTGCTCGACGAGGGAGTGCGGGCCGCCTGGCGCGACCGCCTGCTCGACGACCCGTCCCTCGGCACGGCCACGGTGACGGTCGCCCCGGCCCCGCAGCCCCCCGTGCCCTCCTGGTTCCACCGCCCGGCCTGGCAGCCCGCCCAGGCGCTGCCGGCCGCCGCGGACTGGTGCGGCGCGCGGGTGGTCCTGCTGGCGGCGGGCCAACGGGCACTGGCCGGCGCCCTGGCCCGGCTGGTCGACGCGCACGGTGGCCGCAGCACCGTCGTCGACGCGGAGCCCGCCCGGTCGCTCCCGTCCCTGGACACGCCCGCCCACGTCATCGACCTGACCGCGCTCGCCGCGTACGACCACGCCACCGGCAGCGAGCCCCCGGCGCCCGGACGGCCGATCGCCCTCGCCGGGCTGCTCGGCGTCCTGTCCACCCCGGGCAGCCGGTGCGCCTCCCTCACCGTTGTCGGCACCCCGGGGGCGGAGAGCGCCGCCGAGGCGGCGCTGCTGAAGAGCGCGCTCCAGGAGGCCCCGGGCCTCACCGGACGCTTCGTCGAGGTGCACGGCGACCCGGCCGGCGCCGTCGACGTCCTGGCCGAGCGGCTCCACACCGAGTTGCTCGGCCCCTCCGCCGAGCCGCATGTGGCCCTCACCGAGGAGGGACAGCGCCTGGTCCCACGGCTCACCGAGCTTCCCGCGGAGCCCGCTCCCGACGGGCCGGCGCCGGTCCCGGGCGGCCACCATCTGATCACCGGCGGCCTCGGTGGGATCGGCGTCGAGCTCGCCCGCCACCTCCTCACCCGGCACGGCGTCCGGCTCACGCTCGTGGGCCGCTCCCGGGCCGGGAACCACCCCCGGACCGAGGCCCTGCGCGCCCTTCAGTCCTTGGGCGACGTGCGGTACGTGGCGGCCGACATAGGCGACGCGGACGAGGTGCGCCGCCTGTTGTGGGAGTCCGGGGAGCCGGACGCGGTGTGGCACCTGGCCGGGGAGAGCACCGAGTTCCCCGCCGCCGAGGCCGCACCGGAGCGCTGGCGGAGCGTCTGGCATGCCAAGGTGACCGGCGCCCATCACCTGACGCACGCGCTGCGGCACCGGCAGGGCATGCCGTTCGTCTCCTTCTCCTCCGTCAACGGCTTCTTCGGCGGCGCCGCGACGGGCGCCTACGCGGCGGCCAACGCGGCTCTGGACGCACTGGCCGTACGGCAGCGCGCGCTGGGCCTGCGCGGCGTCAGCCTGGCGTGGAGCATGTGGCAGGAGACGGGCATGAGTCGCGGCTTCGCCCTGCGGGAGCTGACCGAGGCCCGCGGCTACCGCGTACTGCCGGCCGAGGACGCCCTCGCCTCCCTCGCCCCGGCACTCGGCCATGACCTGCCGTCCGTACTCATCGGGCTGAACCCCGCCGCCCCGTGGGTGCGTGCCCACACGACGGGGCCGGCGCTGCCCCTGGAACGGCTCACCGCCACGGTGACCGTCACCGGTCGCACGAAGGGTCCGGAAGCCGTACCGGCCGACACCACCCTGCCGGATGCCTTCGGCACACCGGTGCCGTGCGCGGTCGCCATCGCCTCACCGGAGGAGCACGCCACACCGGCCGCCCCCTCGGCGCCCGCCGGAGCACAGGCCCGGTTGACGAAGGAACTGACCGCGATCTGGTCCGAGGTGCTGGAGCGCGCGGACGTCGGCCCGGACGACAGCTTCTTCGACCTCGGCGGCCACTCGATCCTGCTGGTCACCGTCCGTTCCCTGGCCCACCGGCGGCTCGGGATCGATCTCCAGCTCGCGGACCTGTTCACCCACCCGACGCCCACCGCCATGGCCCGTCACCTCGGCAAGGGAGCCGGGCCGGCGCTCGACTCCGCCGCGGGTGCCGAGCGGGCCCGCCGCCAGCGGCAGGCACGCACACGCAGCCGAGCCGCCGCCCGAAAGGACCGACACCGCAATGGATGAGTACCGGGACGACAGCGACGGCCTCGGAATCGCCGTGGTCGGCATGACCGGGCGGTGGGCGGACGCTGCGGACATCGGGCAGTTCTGGCAGAACCTGCTGGACGGGCACGAGTCGGCCACGCCCATTCCCGGCCCGGCCCTGCTGGCCGCCGGCGGGACCGCCGCGGACCTCGACGATCCGAGCCTGGTCAAAATGGCCTCCACCATCGACGGCATCGACCGCTTCGACGGGGAATTCTTCGGCTACTCCCCGGCGGAGTCCCGGCTGCTCGATCCGCAGCAGCGGCACTTCCTGGAGGTCTGCCACCACGCCCTGGAACACGCGGGATACGACCCGGCGCGTTCAGGCGGCCAGTTCGGAGTTTACGCGGGCACGAGCCAGAGCGAGTACTACCTGAGCCACATCCACCCCCGGTACGCGGGCGAGCCGGGCTCGCTGCACCTGCTGGCCGCCAAGTCGGCCAACCTGCCGGACTCGTTCGCCACCCGCGTCTCGTACGAGCTGGATCTGACCGGGCCCAGCGTGTCGGTGCAGACGGCCTGCTCCAGTTCTCTGGTGGCCGTGCACCTTGCCTGCCAGGACCTGCTCAACTACCGCTGTGACACGGCACTGGCGGGCGGCTCGGCGCTCAATCCGTCGGCGGCCCGGGGCTACCGGTACGTGGAGCAGGGGGTGTTGTCGCCCGACGGCCGGACCCGGGCATTCGCCGCGGAGGCACGCGGCACCATCCGCGGTGACGGCGTGGCCGCGGTCGTGCTGCGCCGGCTGGAGGACGCGCTCCAGGACGGCGACCGCGTCTGGGGCGTGATCAAGGGCTCGGCGATCAACAACGACGGCCGGCGCAAGCCGGGTTTCACCGCCCCGAGCCCGGAGGGGCAGGCCGAGGCCATCCTTGCCGCGCAGCTCGCGGCCGAGGTGCCGGCCGACAGCATCAGCTATGTCGAGGCGCACGGCACCGGCACCCCGGTCGGCGACCCGATCGAGGTCGCCGCCCTGACCCGGGCGTTCCGGGAGAGCACGGACCGCACGGGCTTCTGTCTGCTGGGGTCGGTGAAGTCCAATGTCGGGCACACGGATGCAGCGGCCGGCGTCACCGGTCTGATCAAGGTGCTGCTCGCCATGGAGCACGGCGTGGTTCCCGCGACCGTGGGGTTCACCCGGCCCAACCCGGCCATCGACTTCGCCGCCACTCCCTTCCGGGTGAGTGGCGAGGCGATGCCGTGGCGGTCGTCCGACGGTTCCCCTCTACGGGCGGGCGTGAGCTCCTTCGGCGTGGGCGGCACCAACGCGCATCTGATCGTCGAGGAGCCGCCCCGCCCCGGGCCGGCCGACGCGGCGCAGGACGCCTTGCCCGGCGATCACGAGCTGCTGCGCGTATCCGCCCGTACCCCGTCCCAACTCGACGCGCTCTGCACACGGTTGGCCGACCACCTCGATACGCACCCGGAACAGCCGCTCGGGGACGTCGCCCACACTCTCGACACCGGCCGCCGGGTGTTCGCCCACCGCCGGGCGGTGGCCGGCCGCACCGCCGAGGACGCGGCCCGGCAGCTGCGGGAGGTGACGGGCACCCCTACGGCGGTGTCCGGCGACGCCCATCAGCCGGTGTTCCTGCTGCCCGGCGGCGGCGCCCAGTACCCGGAGATGGGCGCCGGGCTCTACCGCACCCGGCCCGTCTTCCGCGCCGAGATGGACCGTGCCGCGGCCGCGCTGCGCCCGGTCCTCGGCTACGCGCTCACCGAAGCGCTCTACGGCGGGCTACGACCGCCCGAGCAGGCGGAGTTCGCCTCGCTGGTGGCCGTCGAGTGCGCGGTGGTGCGGCTGCTGGCCTCCCACGGGGTCACGCCCGCCGCGCTGCTGGGGCACTCGCTCGGCGAGTACACCGCCGCGTACCTGGCGGGCGTGATGTCGTTCGACGATACGCTGCGCCTGGTGCACCGGCGTGAGCAGCTGGCCCGGCAGGCCGGCGGGGCGACGCTCGGGGTGTGGCTGGCGGAAGCGGAACTGCTGCCGTACCTGGACGGCGGCGACGTGGATCTCGCCACCGTCAACTCCCCGATCTCGTGCACGGTCTCCGGCTCCGAGGAGGCCGTCGACGCACTGGAGCGGCGGCTGACGGCAGACGGCGTGGGGTGCTCCCGGATCCGGCTGAGCCTGGCCGCCCACTCGCGGCTGCTCGACCCGGTGCTGCCGGAGTTCGCGGCGGCGGTTGCCGGGGTGAGCCTGCACCCGCCCCGCATCCCCTACCTCTCCAACGTCACCGGCACGTGGATCACGCCGGAGCAGGCCACCGACCCCGGGTACTGGGTCACGCACATGCGGCACACGGCCCGGTTCGCGGACGGGCTCGGCGAGCTGGCCCGCTCCGGCCACCGCACCTTCGCCGAGGCCGGCCCCGGCCACGGCCTGACCCGGCACGCGCGGGCCGAGCTGGGGGAGCGGGCGACCGTCGTCCCGATGATGCGGCACGCCCGGGCCACCCGCTCGGATGCCGGCACACTGCTGGACGGGATCGGACAGTTGTGGGCGGCCGGCGTGCCCGTCACGACGAAGCCGCCGGCCGGCCGGCGCCGCGTTCCGCTGCCGGGGTACCCCTTCGAGCGGACCCGGCACTGGATCGAACGGGCCGTGGGCCGGAGCACCCCACCGGTCACACACGCCCCGGCGACCGCCGGCTCCCCGCTCGGTCCCGACGGGGAGACCGCCGTGACGCAGCCCCCCGCAGCCGAACGGCACGCCCGGCGCCCGGCCCTGGACACTCAATCCGAACCGCCCCGCACCGACCTCGAACGGGACCTCCTCCAGCACTGGCAACACGTGCTGGGCATCGAGGGCATCGGCGTCCACGACAACTTCTTCGACCTACGGGGTGATTCACTGCTGGCGCTCCAACTCGTCAGCCGCATCGGCGCCGCACTGGGCACCACCGTGAGCGTCGCCCTCCTCGTCGAACACCCCACAATCGCCGCACTGGCCGAGCACATCGACAGCGGCGCACCCTCCAACGCACTCGACGTCGTGGTACCGCTGCGCCCGGCCTCGGACGGGAAGCAGGACGACGGCACCCCGCTGTTCTGCATCCACCCCGCGGGCGGCATCGCCTGGCCCTATGCCAAGCTGCTCCCGGGCATCGACGCACGCTTCCCGGTCTATGGCATCCAGAGCCGGGGGCTCACCGAGCCGGACGCCATGCCGCGGACGGTCGGGGAGATGGCCGACGACTACGTCCGCATGATCCGCACCGTCCAGCCGTCCGGGCCGTACGCACTGGCCGGCTGGTCGTTCGGCGGACTGGTCGCGCACGCGGCGGCCGAGCGGCTGGAACGGGACGGGGAAAAAGTGGGGCTGCTGGCGGTGCTGGACGCCTTCCCGGCCGCCCCGGACGAGCGTGTCGAACTGCCCACCGCCGAGGAGGTCGACGCGTTCCTCCTGCGGGCGCTGCCGGCCGACGCCGGCGTGACGGCCGGATCGGAGGAGCCCTCTGGGGACCGGGCCTCGATGCTGCGTGCGTTGCGCGGCTCGGGCAGCGTGCTCTCCGGGCTCGACGAGGCGGCGGTGCGCCGGATCGCGGACGTCATGCTGCACAACGTCGGGCTGCTGTCCGGCCATGCGCCGGGTACGGTCGGGGGCGATCTGCTGGCCTTCACCGCCGTCGAGAGTCACCCCCTTGGGGAGACGGCGCCCGCGACGCGGTGGAAGCCGTTCGTCCGGGGCACGGTGAGGAATCACGCATTGCCCTGTGACCACCACGGCGTGCTCAGTGGCGAGGCGCTCTCGGCCGTGGCTGCCGAACTCGACGCCCGGCTGCGGGAGATGACCGAGCCGGGCCGAACACCAGTGAAGGGTATCGATCCATGACTCCTCCCCACCCGCCCGGCGCGCCCGTCCCCGCCATACCGCCGGACGGCGCCGTCGTCCGGCCGCGGCCGGTGGAGGCACCGGTGATGCGCCTGTTCCTCCTCCACCACGCCGGCGGCTCCCACCTCGCCTACCGTGAGTGGGCCGGGAACCTACCGGCCGACTGGGAGCTCTGTCTGATCGAGGCGCCGGGGCGCGGCCGGCTCCGCCGGCTGGCGCCGCACCCGGCCGTCGGCGGTCTGGCGCGGTGGGCGGCCAACGCCGTAGAGCCCCTGTCGGACCGGCCGTTCGGCATTTTCGGGCACAGCCTGGGCGCGATGGCCGCCTACGAGCTGACCCGCCTGCTCCAGGCGGAGGGGCGGGCACTCCCGCGCTGGCTGGGCATCTCCGCGGTGCGACCGCCGCACGCCGGCCCCGAGGCCGTCCACCACCGCAGCCATCTGCCCGACGGCGAACTCAAGGAGGAGCTTGCGCGGATCGGCGGGACGCCCCGCGAGGTGCTGGACGAGCCGTCGCTGTGGGGGCTGATCGAGCCGCTGCTGCGGAACGACTTCGCAGCCGCCGAGCACTGGCAGCCGGACACCGCGCTGCCGCCGCTCGCGGTGCCGCTCTCGGTGTACGGCGGGGCGGGCGACCCGGCCGTGACCGCGCCGTTGCTGGCCGGCTGGGAGCGGTGGACGACGTGCTGGCTCGGGCTGCGGCTCTTCCCGGGCGGCCACTTCTACTTCCAGCAGGCGGTGACGGAGGTGGTCGGGCGGATCGTTGCGGACCTCGCGGAAGCCCGTCCCGTGTAGTCGTCGGCCGACCGTCGGTCGCGCCCCCACAAGCACCGCTCCTCCGCCCCACAAGCACCGCTCCTCCGTGGTGGCCCGGCTGAAGGCACCGGGCCCGACCGGATGCACCCGCACCTCCAGCGGTGGACAGCCGGGCACGGCGGCCGAGCCGCGCTCCCCCCGGCGAGGGCGGTGCCCAGGGCGAGTCCGGATGCGGCGAGGACCGGGCCGGTGCGAGCAGCTGCTGCCCGGCCCGCGCCCGGTCCTCGGCGGACCCGGTCGGTATCTCCGGTGCCCTACTCCCGGAGCAGCTTCTTGAGCACTTTCCCGGCCGGGTTCCTCGGCACCTGGTCGATGAAGGCGATGCGCCGGGGCCGCTTGTAGGGGGCGAGCTGCCCGGCGGCGTGCCGTAGCAACTCCGCGGTGCCGACGTCTTCGTCGGCCACGACGAAGGCGAGCGGAACCTGGCCGTAATCGTCGTCGGGGATGCCGATGACGGCGGCTTCGTGCACCGCGGGGTGAGTGGTCAGGGCCCGTTCGATCTCGGTCGGGTAGACGTTCTGCCCGGCGCGGATGATCAGATCCTTGCTGCGGTCGACGAGGTGAATGCGGCCGTCGGGGTCGAGGAAGCCGAGGTCGCCGGTGCGGGTCCAGCCGTCGACCGTGATCTCGGCGGTGGCCGACTCGTCGTTCCAGTAGCCACGCATCACACCGGGCCCGCGGACACAGATTTCGCCGATGGCGCCCGGGGGCACCTGCCGACCGCGCCGGTCGAGGGCGCGGACGGACATCCCGGGGATGACGCGTCCGCTCGGGAGCCGCTCGGCCATGCGCTCCGGTGCCGGGTGTTCCTCCGGGCCGAGGGTGACGAACGGGCCGCCGACCTCAGTCATGCCGTAGACCTGGCGGAAGCCGCAGCCGAGCCGACGGGCGGCCTCGGCGTAGACATCGACGGGCATCGGCGAGGCCCCGTAGAGGATCTCGCGCAGGGAGGACAGATCGGTGCGCTCGAAGCCCTTCGTCCGAAGCAGGAAGCGCAGCATCTGCGGTACGAGCCAGATGTGGGTGGCCCGGTTGGCCTCGATCGCCGCGAACGAGGCCTGCGGCGTGAACCCCGGCAGCAACACCACGGTGGCGCCCGCGGCCATATAGGTCAGCGACACCACCATGCTGCCGTGGTAGAGCGGGCAGCAGTTGACCAGCACCATCTCATCGACGGGCCGGGCCACGGCCAGCCAGCCGAGGGCGATGGCCCGGAAGGAGGCGTGGTCGACGGTGACTCCCTTGGCCCGGCCGGTGGTCGCCGAGGTGTGCAGGATCGCCGCGAGCGCGTCGTCCGGGATGTCCGGCAGCGCTTCGGTGCCCGTGGACTCCGCGCCGAGGGCGGCGAACTCCGCGCCGTCCAAGGCGAGACGGAGGCGCACCGGCAGATCGGGGTGGCGGTCCAGCAGCGCCGCCTCACCGATCACCGCGACCGGCTCGGTGCGCTCCACGACGCCCGTCACCTCGGCGGGGGTCAGGCTGTGATTCAGGGGCACGAAGAGCGCCCCCAGGCGAGCCAGCGCGAAGTACGTCTCCAGGACCTCGATGCGGTCCAGCGAGAGCACCGCCACCCGGTCGCCGCGTCCTATGCCGCGCGCAGCCAGCCCATGTGCCAGGCATACGGTCCGGTCCCGGAACTCGGCCCAGGTGACCGAGCGGTGCTCGTCCACCAGGGCCGTGCGGTGCGGGAAACACTGCCCGTTGCGCTCCAGAAGCTGGGCGAGCCACATCACGAGCCGCCGGGGGAGGTGCCGCCGCGCTCGGCGACGAAGCGCTCGTAGTCGCCGAGGGTGGTCAGCCCCTCCATATCCTTGCCGGTGACCTCCACCCCGGTGTGCTGCTCGATGAGCAGAACCAGGCGCACCAGGTCTCCCGAGTCGATGCCGCTGGCACTGAGGTCGGTGTCTTCACCGAGGACGTCGGCGAACTCCCGAGTGCCGGTCAGCTCGACCAGCATCTCCCGTACGGTACTCATGCGTTGCCCTTCCTTGGCGGGTTCCTTGCCGTGAGAAGAGGCGCGGCGGCCGGCCGGCTCTCCGTCCGGCCCGCGTGGCCTTCGTCACCCACCGCCCAGGGATAGACGACCCGGGCGGCGCACTCCTGAGCAGGTGAAGCAGGTCTTCCCCACCCCGCCGTCCCCCCGGAACCCGTTGCTGACGGGCCGGGCCATCGGACGGAAGGGCCGGGGAAGACCCGGCACCACCCGACGAAGGAGGTACTGTGCACGGGCCGAGTGAGGACGACCTCCACGCGCACTTCGAGGCGCTCCTGGCCGCCGGCCGGCAGATCGAGCCGCGCGACTGGATGCCCGACGGCTACCGCCGCATGGTGCTGCGCCAGATCGCCCAGCACTCCCACTCCGAGATCATCGGCATGCAGCCGGAGGGCGCCTGGCTCACCCGCGCGCCCTCGCTGCACCGCAAGGCGAGCCTCCTGGCGAAGGTGCAGGACGAGGCCGGCCACGGGCTGTACCTCTACGCGGCCGCCGAGACGCTGGGCGCCGACCGGGCCAACCTGCTGGACGCCCTGCACCGCGGTCACCAGCGCTACGCGGCCACCTTCAACCATCCCGCCCTGACCTGGGCCGACACCGGAGCCATCGCATGGCTGACGGACGGCGCGGCGGTGGTCAACCAGGCCCCGCTGTGCCATACCTCGTACGGCCCGTACGCGCGGGCCATGCGACGGGTGTGCCAGGAGGAGGCGTTCCACGTCCGGCAGGGCTACGACGTGTTGTGGTCGCTGTGCCAAGGGACACCGGAGCAGAAGGAGATGGCCCAGGACGCGGTCAACCGCTGGTGGCTGCCGGCGGTGGCGCTGATGTTCGGCCCGCCCGACACCGCGGCGGGCGGGGCGGATGCGCGCACCGCCGCCATGGGCGCGGCCGTCAGCCGGCGCTCGATGGCCTGGGGCATCAAGCAGCACACCAACGACGAGCTGCGGCAGCGCTTCGTCGACAACTGCGTGCCGCAGGCCGAGCGGCTCGGTGTGACCCTGCCCGACCCGGCGATCCGCTGGAACGAGGAACGCGGCCACTACGACTTCAGCGCGGTCGACTGGCAGCAGTTCCGGGACGAGCTCGCCGACGATTCGGCCTGTGCCCGGCAACGGCTGGCCCATCGAGTGGCGGCGCACGAGAACGGTGCATGGGTGCGCGAGGCCGTCGACGCCTATGCGGCGTACTCCGCGGCACACCGCGCAAGGGAGGAGACGCCATGAGCGAGCGGCCCGCACACGTGCGGACCCCGTGGGAGGTGTTCCTCCGGCCGCGGCGCGGCCTGGCCCACCAGCACGTCGGCTCGGTGCACGGCGCCGACGCCGACATGGCACTGGCCAACGCCCGGGACCTCTACACCCGCAGGGGCGAGCCGGTGTCCCTCTGGGTGGTGCGCTCCGACGCGGTGCGCGCCTCCTCGCCGGACGAGAAGGACCCGCTCTTCGCGGGCGCGTCCGGCAAGCCGTACCGATACCCCGAGTACTACGTGCCGCTCAACGAGGGGGAGAACCATGCCGGTTGACCTCGACCCGGATGGCGCGGAGTACGCGCTGCGGCTGGGGGACGACGCGCTGGTCCTGTGCCAGCGGCTGTGTGCCTGGGTGACGCACGCGCCAACCATCGAGGAGGACCTCGCGCTGTCCAACATCGCCCTGGACCTGCTCGGCCACGCCCGAGTCCTCCTTGCCCGCAGCGGCCGGCTCGACGGCAGCGGGCGCAGCGACGACGACCTCGCCTACCGCAGATCCGAGCGGACGTTCCGCAACGCGCTCCTGCTGGAACTGCCCAATGGTGACTTCGGGATGACCATCGCTCGGCAACTGGTGTACGCGGTGTACGCCGGACTGCTCTACACGGACCTGACGCGCTCCCACGACACGGAGCTGGCGGGCTTCGCCGGACGAGCCGCCAAGGAGGTCGAGTACCACCGCCTGCACGCCGCCCGGTGGGCGGTGCTGCTGGGCCGCGGCACGGCGGAGAGCCGCCGGCGCATGCAGGCAGGTGTCGCGCTCGTCTGGCCGTACGCAGCCGAGCTGTTCGAGCCGGACGAGCTGACGCAACGACTGGCGGCCAACGGGACGTGCGTCAGTCCGGCGCGGCTGCGGGAGCCGTGGGAGACGGACGTGGCGGCCGTCCTGGCCGAGGCAGGGCTGGACGTGCCGACCCCGTCCTGGCGGGCGACCGGCGGCCGGTCCGGGCTGCACACCGAGGCACTCGGTCCGTTGCTGGCCGAGTTCCGGTCGGTGTACCACCAGTACCCCGGGGGTACCTGGTGAGCGCGGCTCCGGTGCCGGGCACCGAGGAGATCCTCGCGCGGGTGGGCGCCGTGCCCGATCCCGAGCTGCCCATGATCACCCTTGCCGATCTAGGGGTCATCCGCGCGGTGGAGACGGCCGCGGACGGCGCGGTGGAGGTCATCGTGACGCCGACGTTCCTGGGCTGTCCGGCCATGCCGGTCATCGTGGCGGGCATCCGGGACGTGCTGGCCGAGTGCGGCCACCCCGAAGGACGGGTGCGGCAGGTGCTCTCGCCGGCCTGGACCACGGACTGGATCGGTGCCGAAGGCCGGCGCAAGCTCGCCGAGCACGGCATCGCCCCACCGGGCGAGTCCGGGGCGCCGCTTCCGGTCCGTCTGGGGCTGGGGGTGCCGTGCCCGTCCTGCGGTTCCCACGCGACACGGCCGCAGAGCCCCTTCGGAGCCACCCGGTGCCAGTCCGTGCTGGTGTGCACGGCATGCCGGGAGAGCTTCGCCCACTTCAAGGCGGTGTGAGGCCGGCATGACGGATGTGAAGCGCCGGGCGGCGGGCTGGTACCGCCTGCCGGTGGCCGACGTGACCCACCTGACCGACGACACGGTAGCCATCACTCTGCACGTCCCGCCCCCGCTCGCCGATACCTTCGCTCTCCGGGCGGGACAGCATGTGACCGTCCGCCAGGTGCTCAACGGGCGGGAACTGCGACGCAGTTACTCGGTGTGCCTGCCGCCCCGGTGGCGTTCCGGTCTGCGCCTGGTGGTCAAGCGCCTGGGGCCCGGCGGCTTCGCGGAGTACGCCACAACCGCGCTGACCGTGGGGGACATTCTCGAACTCGGACCACCCACAGGCGAGTTCCGGCTGGCGGAGCGGCCGGGAGCGCACCATGTGCTGATCGCGGGCGGGAGCGGAATCACTCCGCTGCTCACCATGGCGGCGGAAGCCCTTCGGGAGGACGCGGCCTGCCGGGTCTCCCTGATCTGTGCCAACCGGGACTCCGGCTCGGTGCTGCTCGCGGACGAACTGGCCGACCTCAAGGACGCGTACACCGAACGGTTCTTCGCGCTGCATGTGCTCTCCCGGGAGACGCGGGAGTCCGCACTGCTCTCCGGGCACCTTGACGCCGACCGGCTGCCCAGGCTGCTGGCGCTCCTGGGTGCCGAGCCAGGTGGGGAGGCGTACTTTTACCTGTGCGGGCCCTGGGCGTTGGTCGACTCGGCCCGTCGCACGCTCACCGAGTGGTGCAACGAGCCGGACCGGGTGCGCCTTGAGCTGTTCACCACGGGCGAGCAAGCCCACGACCGGGCCGTGCCCCCGGACCGGGCCCGGTCCGGCCGGATCACCGCGCGGCTCGGCGGTCGGACGACTGTGACCGCCATGGCGGCCGAGGACCGTGTGCTGCTCGATGCGGTACTGCGGGCCCGGCCCGAGACCCCGTACTCCTGCCGCGACGGTCTGTGCGGTTCCTGCCGCGCCAGGGTGACCACGGGCCGGGTCACCCTGGGCCGCCAGTACGCGCTCGGTGCGGCGGAGCTGGCGGCGGGCTACACCCTGGCCTGCCGTGCGCAGCCCGCCTCGGACGAGGTCGCTCTCGACTTCGACGTCTGAACCGCGTCCGCACTCCTACCCGCGCCCCGCGTTCCCCGTGACGTACCCGAACGAGGGGGAATTCCCATGCCGAACCGCACTCCCGAACCCACCACCCTGCCGGAAGACGACACCCTCCTGCCGTTCGAGGGACCGTCCCCCTACGAGGACTACATCCACGCCTCCGTGCTGTCCTCTCTGCAACAGCCCCTGACCGCTGCACCCGAGGAGATGCCGTTCCTGGTCCATGACTCATGGACACCGATAGCAGAACTGACGCCTCTCCAGTTCAAGGGCTTCCGGGCCGTGTTCGGGCGGGCATCCGGATTCCAGTCGGTGATGTACCGGCACCTGGAGTTCCTGCTCGGCGACAAGTCCGAGGCGATGACCCGCCCGCACCGCGGCCCCCGGCGGTCCACGCGGAGCTGTGCGAGTCCCTGGCCCGACCGTCGCTCTACGACGAGGCGTTGGGCCACCTGCACCGCCAGGGCCTCCCCGTCCCCGCACACGTCCTGGAACACCCTGCGGCCACGCCGTACGAACCCGACCCCGACGTCGAGGACACCTGGCGGCGGATCTACTCCGGTCCCCGACACAACCCGTTGGTGGCTCTGGGCGAAGCCCTCCCTCCCGTCAGGCGCCGTTGAAGGTCGACCGGGCGCTGTCGAGGGTGGCGTCCATGCGGGCTACCTGGCCCCGGGTGAACATGAACATGGACTTGTCGTCGGTGTAGTCCATGTAGTTGACGAACATGTCGCCGTCCGGCCCGTTGCTGCAAGACAGCCGAGGGAAGGTCGGGGTCTGAAAGTTGGGACCGCCGGAGTTCGGGGTGTCTTCGACGAGGTCGCTGCCGTTGCAGCCGTTGTCGTCGTCGCCCCAGATGTGCAGCAGGTTGAGCCAGTGCCCCACCTCGTGGGTAGTCGTGCGCCCACCGTTGAAGGGAGCGGAGGCGGTGCCGGTCGTACCGAAGAACCGGTGGCCGATGACCACCCCGTCCGTCTCCGCGGGACCACCCGGGAACTGGGCATAGCCGAGTATCTCGTTGGGGTCGTTGGGGCCGAAGATGCGCGGACATACCCAGAGGTTGAGGTAGCGGTTCCGGTTCGCGGCGTTGCCGGGTCTTCGGCCATCAGCAGATGGTGCACCGGCATCGTGCCGCAGCCTCGGTGGGCAGGAGCAGTGGCCGCATCAATCTCGGACAGCTCATACCTCCAGGTGCGCGCGGGCAAGGGCGGTGAGGACGCTGCGAGTCGGGTGGGGGATCGGCGCATCCCGACTCCCTTGATTGCCAGGAGGTTTCCGTCGACCAGTGGTTTCTGGCACGTCCCGGTGTCCTTCCTTGGGCTTGAGACAATCGGCAGGACCGTACGAACGAATACAGGGGTGGAGATCATGGTC is part of the Streptomyces platensis genome and harbors:
- a CDS encoding type I polyketide synthase; the encoded protein is MDEYRDDSDGLGIAVVGMTGRWADAADIGQFWQNLLDGHESATPIPGPALLAAGGTAADLDDPSLVKMASTIDGIDRFDGEFFGYSPAESRLLDPQQRHFLEVCHHALEHAGYDPARSGGQFGVYAGTSQSEYYLSHIHPRYAGEPGSLHLLAAKSANLPDSFATRVSYELDLTGPSVSVQTACSSSLVAVHLACQDLLNYRCDTALAGGSALNPSAARGYRYVEQGVLSPDGRTRAFAAEARGTIRGDGVAAVVLRRLEDALQDGDRVWGVIKGSAINNDGRRKPGFTAPSPEGQAEAILAAQLAAEVPADSISYVEAHGTGTPVGDPIEVAALTRAFRESTDRTGFCLLGSVKSNVGHTDAAAGVTGLIKVLLAMEHGVVPATVGFTRPNPAIDFAATPFRVSGEAMPWRSSDGSPLRAGVSSFGVGGTNAHLIVEEPPRPGPADAAQDALPGDHELLRVSARTPSQLDALCTRLADHLDTHPEQPLGDVAHTLDTGRRVFAHRRAVAGRTAEDAARQLREVTGTPTAVSGDAHQPVFLLPGGGAQYPEMGAGLYRTRPVFRAEMDRAAAALRPVLGYALTEALYGGLRPPEQAEFASLVAVECAVVRLLASHGVTPAALLGHSLGEYTAAYLAGVMSFDDTLRLVHRREQLARQAGGATLGVWLAEAELLPYLDGGDVDLATVNSPISCTVSGSEEAVDALERRLTADGVGCSRIRLSLAAHSRLLDPVLPEFAAAVAGVSLHPPRIPYLSNVTGTWITPEQATDPGYWVTHMRHTARFADGLGELARSGHRTFAEAGPGHGLTRHARAELGERATVVPMMRHARATRSDAGTLLDGIGQLWAAGVPVTTKPPAGRRRVPLPGYPFERTRHWIERAVGRSTPPVTHAPATAGSPLGPDGETAVTQPPAAERHARRPALDTQSEPPRTDLERDLLQHWQHVLGIEGIGVHDNFFDLRGDSLLALQLVSRIGAALGTTVSVALLVEHPTIAALAEHIDSGAPSNALDVVVPLRPASDGKQDDGTPLFCIHPAGGIAWPYAKLLPGIDARFPVYGIQSRGLTEPDAMPRTVGEMADDYVRMIRTVQPSGPYALAGWSFGGLVAHAAAERLERDGEKVGLLAVLDAFPAAPDERVELPTAEEVDAFLLRALPADAGVTAGSEEPSGDRASMLRALRGSGSVLSGLDEAAVRRIADVMLHNVGLLSGHAPGTVGGDLLAFTAVESHPLGETAPATRWKPFVRGTVRNHALPCDHHGVLSGEALSAVAAELDARLREMTEPGRTPVKGIDP
- a CDS encoding thioesterase II family protein — its product is MTPPHPPGAPVPAIPPDGAVVRPRPVEAPVMRLFLLHHAGGSHLAYREWAGNLPADWELCLIEAPGRGRLRRLAPHPAVGGLARWAANAVEPLSDRPFGIFGHSLGAMAAYELTRLLQAEGRALPRWLGISAVRPPHAGPEAVHHRSHLPDGELKEELARIGGTPREVLDEPSLWGLIEPLLRNDFAAAEHWQPDTALPPLAVPLSVYGGAGDPAVTAPLLAGWERWTTCWLGLRLFPGGHFYFQQAVTEVVGRIVADLAEARPV
- a CDS encoding class I adenylate-forming enzyme family protein — translated: MWLAQLLERNGQCFPHRTALVDEHRSVTWAEFRDRTVCLAHGLAARGIGRGDRVAVLSLDRIEVLETYFALARLGALFVPLNHSLTPAEVTGVVERTEPVAVIGEAALLDRHPDLPVRLRLALDGAEFAALGAESTGTEALPDIPDDALAAILHTSATTGRAKGVTVDHASFRAIALGWLAVARPVDEMVLVNCCPLYHGSMVVSLTYMAAGATVVLLPGFTPQASFAAIEANRATHIWLVPQMLRFLLRTKGFERTDLSSLREILYGASPMPVDVYAEAARRLGCGFRQVYGMTEVGGPFVTLGPEEHPAPERMAERLPSGRVIPGMSVRALDRRGRQVPPGAIGEICVRGPGVMRGYWNDESATAEITVDGWTRTGDLGFLDPDGRIHLVDRSKDLIIRAGQNVYPTEIERALTTHPAVHEAAVIGIPDDDYGQVPLAFVVADEDVGTAELLRHAAGQLAPYKRPRRIAFIDQVPRNPAGKVLKKLLRE